In Qipengyuania psychrotolerans, one DNA window encodes the following:
- a CDS encoding GH36-type glycosyl hydrolase domain-containing protein: MTAPADLESPLEHAAHELATQHRLGRAHPVPITVLNHLPDIKRWLEETRQVCVDPPPDAGKAAEWLLDNDYQVYRALRRIDKDLPPAFYRQLPALRSDQRGIPRVYDLAAEYLRASHMQVSLNGLAEFVEAYQQRLPLKIAEVWALPTMLRIACVEHLVVSFASLLATPRDLPFSASDLGLDTLSLDPTERVARSISNLGIIASIPWEDFFDRVSVVEKILSRDPTHFYARMDFETRDHYRNAVEQLARASNCGEREVAEAAVRHARASPDEEVAHHVGYWLVDAGRPALERELGTVVDPGLRLRRLVMGHAGRFYALAIALSGILALILPALYLAYVEAPLAGWMIAMIASIVPASVLAITAVHWAITRLLSPTVLPKLDCRHGLPRDAKCFVVVPVVIGSEKELASLTQQLETHWLANVDPLLQVALLADFADADAEVMPEDARIAEALNRAIKELNHRHGDRAPEGPFHLLLRPRLFNPSEDCWMAWERKRGKLEQFNRLIVEGDWTAFSAHIGNKAAFRDVRYVVTVDADTMLPPSSVARLVGTIAHPLNRAEYDSESGTVERGYALVQPRVEISPPAGNRSLYARLFTGDTAIDIYSRAVSDVYQDLFGAGIFVGKGIYDVRAFHAAVDGRVPENRILSHDLFEGAHGRTALATDIVLYENFPASYPEYARRLHRWVRGDWQLLAWLWPRVPGPDGTRLRNSISGIDRWKMLDNLRRSMVAPGLLFLAVAGWLILPGAPWFWTALVVMAPGWQLMTDIVSGLARGRRVGATYGMRARWADQAGRWLQLMVYLMHEAVLSLHAITVTLWRTFVSHHHLLEWTSAAHIASRMAELSPRRLVWREMWMGPVLAGVIGVTLALLRPAALPVALPLIAAWLVAPEIALFSSRPRQTKAAPLGTGDEQFLRLLARRTWYFFERFAGPEDNWLPPDNYQGPPHEEIGHRTSPTNIGMLLVSTAAAWDLGFLGRAELAARGRNVLDALAQLERYRGHFYNWYETRHLHQLEPRYVSTVDSGNLAVSLIAYAETLREAASSAGFEAQRWSGLEDIIALLDEAALGLSGSAQLRAHIAAIKSRAQQAARGSETDLAEFVHWLRQTELTGLADTAEAVAEAAGDATPEHMRDLLIWLDRLRHHVDEMHRDLDPLNDLPDEMLSLAEEVIALAWSMDFSWLYDRERRLFFIGHNVTASRIDTHHYDLLASEARLASYFAIAKGDVPIEHWFHLQRPVTRVRGGLSLVSWNGSMFEYLMPRLLLRGEPDTLLGESERVSVEIQRRSGKALGTPWGVSESAYAERDPEHRYRYQAFGTPGLGLKRGLARDNVIAPYASALALAVAPQQATANLRRLSELGAQGRFGMWEALDFTPDRAPASQAFMPVMAYMAHHQGMVLCAIANALTDDRMVARFLRDPQMKLVSLLLSERVPNEIPPEIERLETLAHGETAKDVGPIAPWAPAPMAFPQVQVLGNGRLSSWIGESGGGALRWQGQALTRFSPDATRDADGFWFYVQDMESGALWSATRQPTGAIPDEFHVQFQPHLAEFHRRDHGIDLRLEVCVGSGDDIEMRRVTLVNESDRLRRLRLTTYAEIVLAPPLDDERHPAFSKLFTGGEFVPRLGGLLFTRRPRNANETPASMTQFAIDENGPISALRHEVDRRAFIGRNRGLDNPIGASQPLTATSGFTLDPISALQWEIDLKPGQQKVMCLNTAVASSGAKAREMAARHATLASMDWIVGDATLESARVVARSRLKVEDLPAVQALGTLMIHPHGALRTGPDRIRNNRFGQSSLWGLALSGDLPILLLRVNRNGEHLLPLLASAHELWRRTGLPVDLVILQNSGSAYVEPLRGELFELLREIGASDMLGRNGGIHLLFADQSGTDQVQMLEAMAWAILDDDGGSLQDQLANAKSSVPLPPPILPTLPQLSDPPVPAPAAEDLFMFNETGGFSPDGREYVIKLQPGQTTPAPWVNVLANDDFGTLVTEAGGGFSWSVNSGENRLTPWTNDPVTDRTGEVLYLRDEETVATWSVTPAPAGQGQPCEIRHGAGFTQWRRTSHGLAQEQRISVASDAPVKFVRLRLGNQADRPRRLTATYYAEWLLGSLPSVSRRHVACRFDEATQTLLASSPWSADFAGRCAFLCATRRAHGFTTDREEFLGREGRYEEPEGLRRWGLAATEVAGEDACAAYQVHIDLAPGETGEVTFILGEAANEEEALALAAEWRVPAAITGAEAALTARWDDLLSAVTVETPDRAFDMMINHWLVYQSLSSRIMARAGFYQASGAIGFRDQLQDVLGLLHIAPQRARAHILTCAAHQFEEGDVLHWWHPPSDRGVRTRFSDDLLWLPYATGTYVRATGDLTILSEIVPFLTAPPLNPDEHDRYAQFATALTDAPLIEHCERALERVALGGHGLPLMGTGDWNDGMDRVGDEGRGESVWLAWFASVTAGLLVDLEQRLDRQHEAAQWAQTARTWRRNAEDAGWDGGWYRRAYDDEGHPLGSARDGECRIDSISQSWAVFAGAHPERTAIALDAARSELIDGEARLARLLWPPFDKSVIDPGYIAAYPPGLRENGGQYSHAAAWLGLALAQTGDADSALDVFHMICPARRTASAEGAELYRIEPYVVAGDIASAEPHRGRGGWSWYTGAAAWAWRLGVEGILGISMDEGKVRINPSLPSGWPGFRATLRRGNARLVFEVSAAADVRGQLITVDGESVSDAAIAFPPDGETRRIDVRCEATLRQPVGETL; the protein is encoded by the coding sequence GTGACCGCCCCCGCCGATCTCGAGTCGCCGCTCGAACATGCGGCGCACGAACTGGCTACGCAACATCGGCTTGGCCGCGCTCATCCCGTTCCGATCACTGTCCTGAACCACCTTCCGGACATCAAACGATGGCTCGAAGAAACGAGGCAGGTCTGCGTCGACCCCCCGCCGGACGCCGGAAAGGCAGCAGAGTGGCTGCTCGACAACGACTACCAAGTCTATCGCGCGCTGCGCAGGATCGACAAGGATCTTCCGCCCGCCTTCTACCGCCAACTGCCGGCGCTGCGGTCAGACCAGCGCGGTATCCCGCGCGTTTATGACCTGGCCGCGGAATACCTGCGTGCCAGTCACATGCAGGTGTCACTCAATGGCCTCGCCGAATTCGTGGAGGCTTACCAGCAGCGTTTGCCGCTGAAGATCGCGGAAGTCTGGGCGCTTCCGACCATGCTGCGAATTGCGTGCGTGGAACATCTCGTGGTGTCGTTTGCATCACTGCTTGCGACCCCGCGAGACCTTCCTTTCTCTGCCAGCGATCTTGGCCTCGACACACTGTCGCTCGATCCAACCGAGCGGGTTGCACGCTCGATTTCCAACCTTGGCATCATCGCATCAATCCCCTGGGAGGATTTCTTCGACCGGGTGAGCGTGGTCGAAAAGATCCTGTCGCGCGATCCGACGCATTTCTATGCACGGATGGATTTCGAGACGCGCGACCATTACCGCAACGCTGTCGAACAGCTGGCGCGAGCCAGCAATTGCGGTGAACGTGAAGTTGCCGAAGCTGCCGTCCGCCACGCACGCGCCAGCCCGGATGAAGAGGTCGCGCACCACGTCGGATACTGGCTGGTCGATGCTGGCCGGCCCGCTCTGGAACGAGAGCTGGGTACGGTCGTCGATCCGGGCCTGCGACTGCGCCGACTTGTAATGGGCCACGCGGGCAGATTTTACGCCCTGGCAATCGCGCTCAGCGGCATCTTGGCATTGATCCTGCCAGCGCTCTATCTTGCGTATGTCGAAGCGCCGCTTGCCGGCTGGATGATTGCGATGATTGCCAGCATCGTGCCCGCCTCCGTGCTCGCGATCACGGCCGTCCACTGGGCGATCACACGTCTGCTTTCTCCGACCGTGCTCCCCAAACTCGATTGCCGCCACGGACTGCCTCGCGATGCGAAATGCTTCGTCGTAGTGCCGGTGGTGATCGGCTCGGAGAAGGAACTGGCAAGCCTCACCCAGCAACTGGAAACCCACTGGCTGGCCAATGTCGATCCCCTGTTGCAAGTGGCGCTGCTGGCCGATTTCGCAGACGCCGATGCTGAGGTCATGCCGGAAGACGCGCGCATCGCCGAGGCCCTGAACCGGGCGATCAAGGAACTGAACCATCGCCACGGCGACCGCGCACCCGAAGGACCGTTCCATCTCCTGCTCCGCCCGCGCTTGTTCAATCCATCCGAGGATTGCTGGATGGCCTGGGAGCGCAAGCGCGGAAAGCTGGAGCAGTTCAACCGGCTGATCGTGGAAGGCGACTGGACTGCCTTTTCGGCGCACATTGGAAACAAGGCAGCATTTCGCGATGTCCGTTACGTCGTGACGGTCGACGCCGATACCATGCTGCCACCCAGTTCGGTTGCGCGCCTTGTGGGAACCATCGCCCACCCGCTGAACCGGGCGGAGTACGATTCCGAAAGCGGCACGGTCGAGCGAGGCTACGCCTTGGTGCAGCCGCGCGTCGAGATATCGCCCCCGGCCGGCAATCGCAGCCTTTATGCCAGGCTGTTCACCGGAGACACCGCAATCGACATCTACAGCCGGGCGGTATCCGATGTGTACCAGGACCTTTTCGGTGCGGGCATTTTCGTCGGCAAGGGCATTTACGATGTTCGCGCCTTTCATGCCGCCGTTGACGGGCGTGTTCCTGAGAACCGCATCCTGAGTCATGATCTTTTCGAGGGCGCGCATGGCCGCACCGCGCTTGCGACGGACATCGTGCTCTACGAAAATTTCCCGGCGAGTTATCCCGAATATGCCCGGCGGCTGCACCGCTGGGTCCGCGGCGATTGGCAATTGCTCGCCTGGCTCTGGCCGCGTGTGCCGGGTCCTGACGGCACGCGCCTGAGAAACTCCATTTCCGGAATAGACCGGTGGAAGATGCTCGACAATTTGCGCCGCAGCATGGTCGCGCCCGGCCTGCTTTTCCTCGCGGTGGCTGGCTGGTTGATACTGCCGGGGGCCCCGTGGTTCTGGACAGCGCTCGTCGTCATGGCGCCCGGCTGGCAATTGATGACGGATATCGTCAGCGGATTGGCGAGAGGACGCCGGGTAGGGGCTACATACGGCATGCGTGCGCGGTGGGCGGACCAGGCAGGGCGCTGGCTGCAGCTCATGGTCTACCTGATGCACGAGGCGGTCCTGTCATTGCATGCCATTACCGTCACCTTGTGGCGCACATTCGTAAGCCACCACCACCTGCTCGAATGGACATCTGCCGCGCATATCGCCTCGCGCATGGCCGAGCTCAGCCCGCGCCGGCTGGTCTGGCGCGAAATGTGGATGGGTCCTGTGCTTGCCGGCGTGATCGGAGTGACCCTGGCCCTCCTGAGGCCGGCAGCTTTGCCGGTGGCCCTACCGCTTATCGCAGCGTGGCTGGTGGCACCTGAAATCGCCCTCTTCAGCAGCAGGCCGCGCCAAACCAAGGCTGCACCGCTGGGGACAGGCGACGAACAGTTCCTGAGATTGCTGGCCCGCCGCACGTGGTATTTCTTCGAAAGGTTCGCCGGGCCGGAGGACAACTGGCTGCCGCCGGACAATTACCAGGGCCCGCCACATGAAGAGATCGGTCATCGCACCTCGCCAACCAACATCGGCATGTTGCTCGTCTCGACCGCCGCGGCTTGGGATCTCGGTTTTCTCGGGCGAGCGGAACTGGCGGCGCGCGGCCGCAATGTGCTCGATGCGCTGGCGCAGCTGGAACGCTATCGCGGGCATTTCTACAATTGGTATGAAACCCGGCATCTTCACCAGCTCGAGCCTCGCTATGTCTCGACTGTCGACAGCGGCAATCTCGCAGTAAGCCTGATCGCGTATGCGGAAACACTGCGAGAGGCCGCCAGCAGCGCTGGATTCGAAGCGCAGCGCTGGAGTGGGCTCGAAGATATCATTGCATTGCTGGACGAGGCGGCGCTGGGGCTGTCCGGATCTGCGCAATTGCGCGCTCATATCGCCGCGATAAAATCGCGCGCGCAACAGGCCGCCAGAGGCAGCGAGACCGACCTCGCCGAGTTTGTGCACTGGTTACGCCAAACCGAACTGACAGGGCTTGCAGACACTGCGGAAGCAGTCGCCGAGGCAGCCGGAGATGCCACGCCCGAGCACATGCGCGACCTGCTGATCTGGCTCGATCGTCTGCGTCATCACGTGGACGAGATGCACCGCGATCTTGATCCGCTCAACGATCTGCCGGACGAAATGCTGTCCTTGGCCGAAGAAGTCATCGCGCTGGCCTGGTCAATGGATTTTTCTTGGCTTTACGACCGCGAACGGCGGCTGTTCTTCATCGGACACAATGTCACCGCGAGCCGGATCGACACGCACCATTACGACCTGCTTGCCTCCGAAGCCCGGCTTGCGAGCTATTTCGCCATCGCGAAGGGCGATGTTCCGATCGAGCACTGGTTTCATTTGCAGCGCCCGGTGACGCGTGTGCGAGGGGGGCTGTCGCTCGTCTCGTGGAACGGCTCGATGTTCGAATACCTCATGCCGCGCCTGCTGCTGCGCGGGGAACCGGATACCCTCTTGGGCGAGAGCGAACGGGTGTCGGTGGAGATCCAGCGGCGATCCGGCAAGGCGCTTGGTACACCGTGGGGCGTCTCGGAATCCGCTTATGCCGAACGCGATCCCGAGCACCGCTATCGCTACCAGGCTTTCGGGACTCCCGGCCTCGGGCTTAAGCGAGGGCTCGCCCGCGATAACGTCATTGCTCCTTATGCATCGGCACTGGCACTGGCTGTGGCTCCGCAGCAGGCGACCGCCAATCTGAGGCGACTGTCAGAGTTGGGTGCGCAAGGCCGTTTCGGGATGTGGGAGGCGCTCGACTTTACACCTGACCGCGCTCCCGCGTCGCAGGCTTTCATGCCTGTCATGGCGTACATGGCTCATCATCAGGGCATGGTGCTTTGCGCGATCGCCAACGCGCTGACCGATGACCGGATGGTTGCCCGGTTCCTGCGGGATCCGCAAATGAAGCTCGTGTCGCTGCTACTGAGCGAGCGGGTTCCGAATGAAATACCGCCCGAAATCGAGCGGCTCGAAACGCTTGCTCATGGCGAGACCGCCAAGGATGTCGGGCCGATTGCGCCTTGGGCACCTGCACCGATGGCGTTCCCTCAGGTCCAGGTCCTGGGTAACGGCCGCCTGTCGAGCTGGATCGGGGAAAGCGGCGGCGGGGCGCTGCGGTGGCAGGGACAGGCACTGACACGGTTTTCACCCGACGCCACTCGCGATGCGGACGGGTTCTGGTTCTATGTTCAGGACATGGAAAGCGGGGCGCTGTGGTCGGCGACCCGCCAGCCCACCGGTGCGATCCCAGACGAATTTCACGTCCAGTTCCAGCCGCATCTCGCCGAGTTTCATCGCCGCGACCACGGCATCGACCTGCGGCTGGAGGTGTGCGTAGGAAGCGGCGACGACATCGAGATGCGCCGGGTGACACTGGTCAACGAAAGTGACCGTCTGCGCCGTCTGCGCCTGACCACCTATGCCGAGATAGTGCTTGCGCCGCCGCTTGACGATGAGCGGCATCCGGCATTCAGCAAGCTGTTTACGGGCGGAGAGTTCGTACCGCGCCTGGGCGGGCTTCTGTTCACTCGCCGGCCGCGAAACGCGAACGAGACGCCTGCGTCGATGACCCAGTTCGCCATTGACGAAAACGGCCCCATTAGCGCGCTTCGGCATGAAGTGGATCGCCGGGCCTTTATCGGGCGCAATCGCGGACTGGATAATCCGATCGGTGCCTCCCAGCCTCTTACCGCCACGAGCGGATTCACGCTCGATCCCATTTCGGCGCTCCAGTGGGAGATTGATCTGAAGCCGGGGCAACAGAAAGTCATGTGCCTGAACACGGCGGTTGCATCGAGCGGAGCCAAGGCACGGGAGATGGCCGCCCGCCATGCCACTCTCGCTTCGATGGACTGGATTGTTGGCGATGCCACGCTTGAATCCGCCCGTGTAGTCGCGCGCAGTAGGCTGAAGGTCGAAGATCTGCCTGCCGTACAGGCTCTGGGTACGCTGATGATCCACCCGCATGGCGCCTTGCGGACAGGTCCGGACCGGATCCGCAACAATCGCTTCGGCCAATCGAGCCTCTGGGGCCTGGCGCTATCGGGCGATCTGCCCATCCTGTTGCTGCGCGTGAACCGCAATGGAGAGCATCTGCTCCCCCTTCTCGCCAGCGCGCATGAGCTCTGGCGGCGAACCGGATTGCCTGTCGACCTCGTCATCCTGCAGAATTCGGGATCAGCCTATGTCGAACCACTACGAGGCGAACTGTTCGAGCTGCTCAGGGAAATCGGTGCCAGCGATATGTTGGGCCGAAACGGCGGCATTCATCTGCTGTTCGCGGATCAGAGCGGGACCGATCAGGTCCAGATGCTCGAAGCAATGGCATGGGCTATTCTCGATGATGACGGCGGGTCTCTTCAAGATCAGCTGGCGAATGCGAAAAGCTCCGTCCCCCTGCCTCCGCCGATCCTGCCAACGCTGCCGCAGTTGTCCGATCCTCCTGTCCCAGCGCCCGCCGCAGAGGACCTTTTCATGTTCAATGAGACGGGGGGCTTCTCTCCGGACGGGCGCGAATATGTGATTAAGCTGCAACCGGGGCAGACAACGCCGGCACCATGGGTGAACGTATTGGCCAACGATGATTTCGGCACGCTGGTGACCGAAGCCGGCGGCGGCTTCAGCTGGTCGGTCAACAGCGGCGAGAACCGGTTGACCCCCTGGACCAATGACCCCGTCACTGACCGCACCGGCGAAGTCCTCTATCTTCGGGACGAGGAGACCGTTGCCACATGGTCCGTCACTCCGGCCCCCGCCGGGCAGGGCCAGCCATGCGAAATCCGCCACGGCGCAGGTTTCACCCAGTGGCGCCGGACATCCCACGGGCTGGCTCAGGAGCAGCGCATTTCCGTGGCGTCAGACGCGCCAGTCAAATTTGTACGCCTGCGCCTGGGGAACCAGGCGGATCGGCCCCGCAGGCTTACTGCGACCTATTACGCGGAATGGCTGCTTGGATCCCTGCCTTCTGTTTCCCGCCGCCATGTTGCGTGCCGGTTCGACGAGGCCACGCAGACGTTACTCGCCTCCAGTCCGTGGAGCGCGGATTTCGCCGGTCGCTGTGCATTTCTTTGTGCCACCCGGAGGGCGCATGGTTTTACCACCGACAGGGAAGAATTTCTCGGGCGTGAAGGCCGATATGAAGAGCCCGAAGGACTGCGGCGGTGGGGGTTGGCCGCTACCGAGGTCGCTGGCGAAGATGCCTGCGCAGCCTATCAGGTCCATATCGATCTTGCGCCGGGCGAAACCGGCGAAGTGACGTTTATCCTGGGGGAAGCGGCGAATGAGGAAGAGGCGCTCGCCCTCGCTGCGGAATGGCGCGTGCCCGCTGCGATAACAGGCGCCGAAGCTGCCCTGACTGCGAGATGGGACGATTTGCTCAGCGCGGTCACGGTGGAAACTCCCGACCGCGCTTTTGACATGATGATCAACCACTGGCTGGTTTACCAATCGCTGTCGTCGCGCATCATGGCGCGGGCAGGATTCTACCAGGCGAGCGGCGCGATCGGTTTTCGGGACCAGCTGCAGGATGTGCTGGGCCTGCTGCACATCGCTCCGCAAAGAGCGCGCGCTCATATCCTGACCTGCGCCGCGCACCAGTTCGAAGAAGGTGACGTCCTGCACTGGTGGCATCCGCCTTCCGACCGCGGCGTGCGAACGCGCTTCTCCGATGACCTGCTGTGGCTTCCCTATGCCACCGGAACATATGTCCGCGCGACCGGCGACCTCACGATCCTCAGCGAAATCGTACCCTTTCTCACCGCACCGCCCCTCAATCCCGACGAGCATGATCGCTATGCGCAATTTGCCACTGCCCTCACCGATGCGCCGCTGATCGAGCATTGCGAGCGCGCGCTCGAACGGGTCGCGCTGGGCGGACACGGCCTCCCGCTCATGGGCACGGGCGACTGGAATGACGGTATGGATCGTGTCGGTGACGAGGGGCGCGGGGAAAGCGTGTGGCTGGCCTGGTTCGCATCGGTCACGGCGGGATTGCTCGTAGATCTCGAACAGCGATTAGACCGCCAGCACGAGGCCGCGCAATGGGCGCAAACCGCGCGCACCTGGCGGCGTAATGCCGAAGATGCAGGATGGGACGGCGGCTGGTACCGCCGCGCCTATGATGACGAAGGGCATCCGCTCGGTTCTGCAAGGGATGGCGAATGCCGGATCGATTCCATTTCGCAGAGTTGGGCCGTGTTTGCCGGCGCGCACCCCGAACGCACTGCAATTGCGCTTGATGCAGCGCGCAGCGAGCTGATTGATGGCGAGGCGCGTCTGGCCCGCCTGCTGTGGCCGCCATTTGACAAGAGCGTGATCGATCCCGGCTATATCGCAGCATACCCGCCGGGGCTGCGCGAAAACGGCGGACAATATTCCCATGCTGCTGCATGGCTCGGGCTGGCACTCGCCCAGACCGGTGACGCCGACAGCGCTCTCGACGTGTTCCACATGATCTGCCCGGCCAGGCGCACTGCCAGCGCCGAGGGTGCGGAGCTTTACCGGATCGAACCCTACGTCGTGGCGGGCGACATTGCCTCGGCAGAACCACACCGCGGCAGAGGGGGGTGGAGTTGGTACACAGGCGCTGCGGCATGGGCGTGGCGACTTGGCGTCGAGGGTATTCTGGGCATCTCGATGGATGAAGGCAAAGTGCGCATCAACCCATCGCTGCCAAGCGGCTGGCCGGGCTTTCGCGCAACCCTGCGCCGAGGCAATGCGCGGCTGGTTTTCGAGGTTTCGGCAGCAGCTGACGTGCGCGGCCAGTTAATCACGGTCGATGGCGAGAGCGTTTCGGACGCCGCAATTGCCTTCCCTCCCGATGGAGAAACGCGCCGGATCGATGTGCGGTGTGAAGCAACATTGCGCCAACCCGTTGGAGAAACCCTGTGA